One Rhinopithecus roxellana isolate Shanxi Qingling chromosome 7, ASM756505v1, whole genome shotgun sequence DNA segment encodes these proteins:
- the GSPT2 gene encoding eukaryotic peptide chain release factor GTP-binding subunit ERF3B isoform X1: protein MDSGSSSSDSAPDCWDQVDMEAPGSAPSGDGVSSAVAEAQREPLSSAFSRQLNVNAKPFVPNVHAAEFVPSFLRGPTQPPTLPAGSGSNDETCTGAGYPQGKRMGRGAPVEPSREEPLVSLEGSNSAVTMELSEPVVENGEVEMALEESWEHSKEVSEAEPGGGSSGDSGPPEESGQEMMEEKEEIRKSKYVIVPSGAPKKEHVNVVFIGHVDAGKSTIGGQIMFLTGMVDKRTLEKYEREAKEKNRETWYLSWALDTNQEERDKGKTVEVGRAYFETERKHFTILDAPGHKSFVPNMIGGASQADLAVLVISARKGEFETGFEKGGQTREHAMLAKTAGVKHLIVLINKMDDPTVNWSIERYEECKEKLVPFLKKVGFSPKKDIHFMPCSGLTGANIKEQSDFCPWYTGLPFIPYLDNLPNFNRSIDGPIRLPIVDKYKDMGTVVLGKLESGSIFKGQQLVMMPNKHNVEVLGILSDDTETDFVAPGENLKIRLKGIEEEEILPGFILCDPSNLCHSGRTFDVQIVIIEHKSIICPGYNAVLHIHTCIEEVEITALISLVDKKSGEKSKTRPRFVKQDQVCIARLRTAGTICLETFKDFPQMGRFTLRDEGKTIAIGKVLKLVPEKD, encoded by the coding sequence ATGGATtcgggcagcagcagcagcgacTCGGCACCCGATTGCTGGGACCAGGTGGACATGGAAGCCCCGGGGTCGGCCCCGAGCGGGGATGGAGTCTCCTCTGCGGTGGCCGAGGCCCAGCGCGAGCCCCTCAGCTCGGCCTTCAGCCGTCAGCTCAACGTCAACGCCAAGCCCTTCGTGCCTAACGTACACGCCGCGGAGTTCGTGCCGTCCTTCCTGCGGGGCCCGACTCAGCCGCCCACCCTCCCGGCCGGTTCCGGCAGCAACGATGAAACCTGCACCGGCGCGGGATACCCTCAAGGTAAAAGGATGGGACGGGGGGCACCTGTGGAACCTTCCCGAGAGGAACCGTTAGTGTCGCTTGAAGGTTCCAATTCAGCCGTTACCATGGAACTTTCAGAACCTGTTGTAGAAAATGGAGAGGTGGAAATGGCCCTAGAAGAATCATGGGAGCACAGTAAAGAAGTAAGTGAAGCCGAGCCTGGGGGTGGTTCCTCGGGAGATTCGGGGCCCCCAGAAGAAAGTGGCCAGGAAATGatggaggaaaaagaggaaataagaaaatcCAAATATGTGATTGTACCCTCAGGTGCTCCTAAGAAAGAACACGTAAATGTAGTATTCATTGGCCATGTAGACGCTGGCAAGTCAACCATCGGAGGACAGATAATGTTTTTGACTGGAATGGTTGACAAAAGAACACTGGAGAAATATGAAAGAGAAGCtaaggagaaaaacagagaaacatgGTATTTGTCCTGGGCCTTAGATACAAATCAGGAAGAACGAGACAAGGGTAAAACAGTCGAAGTGGGTCGTGcttattttgaaacagaaaggaaacatttCACAATTTTAGATGCCCCTGGCCACAAGAGTTTTGTCCCAAATATGATCGGTGGTGCTTCTCAAGCTGATTTGGCTGTGCTGGTCATCTCTGCCAGGAAAGGAGAGTTTGAAACTGGATTTGAAAAAGGTGGACAGACAAGAGAACATGCGATGTTGGCAAAAACGGCAGGGGTAAAACATTTAATAGTGCTTATTAATAAGATGGATGATCCCACAGTAAATTGGAGCATCGAGAGATAtgaagaatgtaaagaaaaactGGTACCCTTTTTGAAAAAAGTCGGCTTCAGTCCAAAAAAGGACATTCACTTTATGCCCTGCTCAGGACTGACCGGAGCAAATATTAAAGAGCAATCAGATTTCTGCCCTTGGTACACTGGATTACCATTTATTCCGTATTTGGATAACTTGCCAAACTTCAACAGATCAATTGATGGACCAATAAGACTGCCAATTGTGGATAAGTACAAGGATATGGGCACTGTGGTCCTGGGAAAGCTGGAATCTGGGTCCATTTTTAAAGGCCAGCAGCTTGTGATGATGCCAAACAAGCACAATGTAGAAGTTCTTGGAATACTTTCTGATGATACTGAAACTGATTTTGTAGCCCCAGGTGAAAACCTCAAAATCAGATTGAAGGGAATTGAAGAAGAAGAGATTCTTCCAGGATTCATACTTTGTGATCCTAGTAACCTCTGCCATTCTGGACGCACGTTTGATGTTCAGATAGTGATTATTGAGCACAAATCCATCATCTGCCCAGGTTATAATGCGGTGCTGCACATTCATACTTGTATTGAGGAAGTTGAGATAACAGCCTTAATCTCCTTGGTAGACAAAAAATCAGGAGAAAAAAGTAAGACACGACCCCGCTTCGTGAAGCAAGATCAAGTATGCATTGCTCGTTTAAGGACAGCAGGAACCATCTGCCTCGAGACGTTCAAAGATTTTCCTCAGATGGGTCGTTTTACTTTAAGAGATGAGGGTAAGACCATTGCAATTGGAAAAGTTCTGAAACTGGTCCCAGAGAAGGACTAA
- the GSPT2 gene encoding eukaryotic peptide chain release factor GTP-binding subunit ERF3B isoform X2: MDSGSSSSDSAPDCWDQVDMEAPGSAPSGDGVSSAVAEAQREPLSSAFSRQLNVNAKPFVPNVHAAEFVPSFLRGPTQPPTLPAGSGSNDETCTGAGYPQGAPKKEHVNVVFIGHVDAGKSTIGGQIMFLTGMVDKRTLEKYEREAKEKNRETWYLSWALDTNQEERDKGKTVEVGRAYFETERKHFTILDAPGHKSFVPNMIGGASQADLAVLVISARKGEFETGFEKGGQTREHAMLAKTAGVKHLIVLINKMDDPTVNWSIERYEECKEKLVPFLKKVGFSPKKDIHFMPCSGLTGANIKEQSDFCPWYTGLPFIPYLDNLPNFNRSIDGPIRLPIVDKYKDMGTVVLGKLESGSIFKGQQLVMMPNKHNVEVLGILSDDTETDFVAPGENLKIRLKGIEEEEILPGFILCDPSNLCHSGRTFDVQIVIIEHKSIICPGYNAVLHIHTCIEEVEITALISLVDKKSGEKSKTRPRFVKQDQVCIARLRTAGTICLETFKDFPQMGRFTLRDEGKTIAIGKVLKLVPEKD; the protein is encoded by the exons ATGGATtcgggcagcagcagcagcgacTCGGCACCCGATTGCTGGGACCAGGTGGACATGGAAGCCCCGGGGTCGGCCCCGAGCGGGGATGGAGTCTCCTCTGCGGTGGCCGAGGCCCAGCGCGAGCCCCTCAGCTCGGCCTTCAGCCGTCAGCTCAACGTCAACGCCAAGCCCTTCGTGCCTAACGTACACGCCGCGGAGTTCGTGCCGTCCTTCCTGCGGGGCCCGACTCAGCCGCCCACCCTCCCGGCCGGTTCCGGCAGCAACGATGAAACCTGCACCGGCGCGGGATACCCTCAAG GTGCTCCTAAGAAAGAACACGTAAATGTAGTATTCATTGGCCATGTAGACGCTGGCAAGTCAACCATCGGAGGACAGATAATGTTTTTGACTGGAATGGTTGACAAAAGAACACTGGAGAAATATGAAAGAGAAGCtaaggagaaaaacagagaaacatgGTATTTGTCCTGGGCCTTAGATACAAATCAGGAAGAACGAGACAAGGGTAAAACAGTCGAAGTGGGTCGTGcttattttgaaacagaaaggaaacatttCACAATTTTAGATGCCCCTGGCCACAAGAGTTTTGTCCCAAATATGATCGGTGGTGCTTCTCAAGCTGATTTGGCTGTGCTGGTCATCTCTGCCAGGAAAGGAGAGTTTGAAACTGGATTTGAAAAAGGTGGACAGACAAGAGAACATGCGATGTTGGCAAAAACGGCAGGGGTAAAACATTTAATAGTGCTTATTAATAAGATGGATGATCCCACAGTAAATTGGAGCATCGAGAGATAtgaagaatgtaaagaaaaactGGTACCCTTTTTGAAAAAAGTCGGCTTCAGTCCAAAAAAGGACATTCACTTTATGCCCTGCTCAGGACTGACCGGAGCAAATATTAAAGAGCAATCAGATTTCTGCCCTTGGTACACTGGATTACCATTTATTCCGTATTTGGATAACTTGCCAAACTTCAACAGATCAATTGATGGACCAATAAGACTGCCAATTGTGGATAAGTACAAGGATATGGGCACTGTGGTCCTGGGAAAGCTGGAATCTGGGTCCATTTTTAAAGGCCAGCAGCTTGTGATGATGCCAAACAAGCACAATGTAGAAGTTCTTGGAATACTTTCTGATGATACTGAAACTGATTTTGTAGCCCCAGGTGAAAACCTCAAAATCAGATTGAAGGGAATTGAAGAAGAAGAGATTCTTCCAGGATTCATACTTTGTGATCCTAGTAACCTCTGCCATTCTGGACGCACGTTTGATGTTCAGATAGTGATTATTGAGCACAAATCCATCATCTGCCCAGGTTATAATGCGGTGCTGCACATTCATACTTGTATTGAGGAAGTTGAGATAACAGCCTTAATCTCCTTGGTAGACAAAAAATCAGGAGAAAAAAGTAAGACACGACCCCGCTTCGTGAAGCAAGATCAAGTATGCATTGCTCGTTTAAGGACAGCAGGAACCATCTGCCTCGAGACGTTCAAAGATTTTCCTCAGATGGGTCGTTTTACTTTAAGAGATGAGGGTAAGACCATTGCAATTGGAAAAGTTCTGAAACTGGTCCCAGAGAAGGACTAA